The Halomonas qaidamensis genome includes the window ACGTGATTAGGGGCAGGGGTTAGGCATCCGACGGTGAATGTCGTCGATAGCGGCGAGCACTTCTTCATCCAGCTTAAGGCTCTCGCTGTCGAGGTTGCTTTCAAGCTGATCCATTGTAGTGGCGCCAATGATGTTGCTAGTTAGAAAACGGCGGGAGTTGACAAAGGCCAATGCCATTTGGGCAGGGTCTAGGTCATGCTTCTTAGCAAGTTGAACGTAAGCCTGCGTTGCCGCTTCTGCTTCTGGCGAGGTATAGCGTTGAAACCGCTCATAAAGCGTCAAACGCCCTTTGGGCGGCTTAGCACCGTCAAGGTACTTGCCTGACAGCACGCCAAAGCCTAGCGGCGAGTAGGCGAGTAAACCCACGTCTTCACGGTGAGCGATCTCAGCGAGCCCGACTTCAAACGTACGGTTAAGCAAGTTATAGGGGTTTTGAATAGACGCTACCCGAGGCAGCCCTAACTGCTCTGATAGCTGCAGCATGCGCATGACACCCCACGGCGTTTCATTGGAAAGGCCAATGGCGCGTACTTTACCGGCATCTACCAGTTCCTTCAGCGCTGACAGCGTTTCTTCAAGCGGCGTCGCATCTTCTTGTTCAGCGTGGGTATAGCCCAGTTTGCCAAAGAAGTTGGTTTTACGGTCTGGCCAGTGCAACTGATAAAGGTCGATATAATCTGTGTTGAGTCGTGCAAG containing:
- a CDS encoding NADP(H)-dependent aldo-keto reductase, which encodes MQTRPLGRTGIEVSRLCLGTMTFGEQNSEAEAHEQLDRAVAFGINFIDTAEMYPVPPKAETQGLTETYIGSWLKARSARDDVIIATKAAGPGLDHIRGGPKMSRDHLHQAVNTSLARLNTDYIDLYQLHWPDRKTNFFGKLGYTHAEQEDATPLEETLSALKELVDAGKVRAIGLSNETPWGVMRMLQLSEQLGLPRVASIQNPYNLLNRTFEVGLAEIAHREDVGLLAYSPLGFGVLSGKYLDGAKPPKGRLTLYERFQRYTSPEAEAATQAYVQLAKKHDLDPAQMALAFVNSRRFLTSNIIGATTMDQLESNLDSESLKLDEEVLAAIDDIHRRMPNPCP